The following are from one region of the Anaeropeptidivorans aminofermentans genome:
- a CDS encoding LCP family protein, with the protein MKKTDNPVRKRKIIRKFITTFLGTVGIFLLAFVVVVAGLSMFGSGNEAVNHLTEGLGEKTSINNIFSSKEERTFFLIAGTDDDGTRTDVMILGCFNPETTGIDLISLPRDTKVTMPKDRIDVLKEKGKVVPSDGIMKLTEVHHYAGKELGMDYLKAQIYDLLGVKPEFYVKIDLDAFEYLVDEIGGVEFDVPQRMYYHDPIQNLHIDLYPGVQTLDGKSAEGLVRYRSYPQGDIKRMEVQQAFIKAFVKKALTKENLLNNAASAVSAALKYVETDFNMTKLPGYLKYVTGFKTENISTYTLPMTGTVYINSKSYVVLDEPKSKELVQSLFYDSDPVEEEPATEKRIQVLNGGNSAGLAKKGKEVLEENGFAVEAVGDYSGTREDNPRIFVNSRSLGKDIQKILPESVVIFDPNLDKNYDIIVVIGKKGV; encoded by the coding sequence ATGAAAAAAACAGATAATCCCGTAAGAAAACGGAAAATCATAAGGAAATTTATAACTACCTTTTTAGGAACGGTGGGTATTTTTTTGTTGGCCTTTGTTGTTGTTGTGGCAGGGCTTAGTATGTTTGGCTCGGGAAATGAAGCTGTAAACCATTTAACAGAAGGTCTTGGAGAAAAAACATCTATAAACAATATATTTTCTTCCAAGGAAGAAAGAACATTTTTTTTAATCGCAGGAACAGACGACGACGGAACAAGAACAGACGTTATGATTTTAGGCTGCTTTAATCCTGAAACCACAGGAATCGACCTTATCTCTCTTCCCAGAGATACAAAGGTTACGATGCCTAAAGATAGAATTGACGTTTTAAAAGAAAAGGGGAAAGTCGTTCCCTCAGACGGAATTATGAAGCTTACGGAAGTGCATCATTATGCAGGCAAGGAATTAGGCATGGATTATTTAAAGGCCCAGATATATGATTTGCTTGGCGTTAAACCGGAATTTTATGTAAAGATTGACTTAGACGCTTTTGAATATCTTGTTGACGAAATTGGCGGGGTGGAATTTGATGTTCCTCAGAGAATGTATTATCATGACCCTATTCAAAATCTTCATATAGACTTATACCCGGGGGTTCAAACCCTTGATGGAAAAAGCGCAGAAGGTCTCGTAAGATACCGTTCTTATCCCCAGGGGGATATAAAGAGAATGGAAGTTCAGCAGGCATTTATAAAGGCCTTTGTAAAGAAGGCCCTTACAAAAGAGAACTTGCTCAATAATGCCGCTTCCGCAGTTAGTGCGGCGCTGAAATATGTAGAAACGGATTTTAACATGACGAAGCTTCCCGGATACCTGAAATATGTTACAGGATTTAAAACAGAAAACATAAGCACTTATACTCTTCCCATGACGGGAACTGTATATATTAATTCAAAATCCTATGTAGTTTTAGATGAGCCTAAGAGCAAAGAGTTGGTTCAAAGCCTCTTCTACGACTCAGACCCTGTAGAAGAAGAGCCTGCTACTGAAAAGCGCATTCAGGTGCTTAACGGAGGGAATTCAGCAGGCCTTGCCAAAAAGGGGAAAGAAGTTCTTGAAGAAAACGGCTTTGCAGTGGAAGCCGTAGGCGATTATAGCGGAACAAGGGAAGATAACCCCAGAATATTCGTAAACAGCCGTTCCTTAGGAAAGGATATTCAAAAGATTCTTCCTGAAAGTGTCGTGATTTTCGATCCCAATTTAGACAAAAATTACGATATCATAGTAGTTATAGGGAAAAAGGGTGTGTAG
- the upp gene encoding uracil phosphoribosyltransferase, with protein MGELYVIDHPLVVDKVSMLRNEETGNKEFRELVEEIALLICYEATRNIALKEVIIKTPIGFTQCKVIADKKFALIPILRAGIGMTDGMLKLMPTAKVGHVGLYRDPETLNPVEYYCKLPSDVEERDVYIIDPMLATGGTASAAIQFLKEKGVKAMKFLCIIACPEGVERLKKEHPDVDIYTAAYDEKLNDHGYIVPGLGDAGDRLFGTK; from the coding sequence ATGGGAGAATTATATGTTATAGACCACCCGCTTGTGGTAGACAAGGTTTCAATGCTTAGAAACGAGGAAACAGGCAATAAGGAGTTTAGAGAACTTGTAGAAGAAATTGCCCTTCTTATATGCTACGAAGCCACAAGAAATATTGCTCTTAAGGAAGTAATCATTAAAACCCCTATCGGCTTTACCCAGTGCAAGGTGATTGCCGATAAGAAATTTGCGCTTATTCCTATTTTAAGAGCGGGTATAGGCATGACAGACGGTATGCTTAAGCTTATGCCTACAGCAAAGGTAGGCCATGTAGGCTTATACCGTGACCCTGAAACTCTGAACCCTGTTGAATATTACTGCAAGCTCCCAAGCGACGTAGAAGAAAGAGATGTTTATATTATAGATCCGATGCTCGCTACCGGCGGTACTGCCTCTGCGGCCATACAGTTTTTAAAGGAAAAGGGCGTAAAAGCCATGAAGTTCCTTTGTATTATAGCTTGCCCTGAGGGCGTGGAAAGACTTAAAAAAGAACATCCCGACGTAGATATTTATACTGCTGCTTACGACGAGAAATTAAACGACCACGGCTATATTGTACCGGGCTTAGGTGACGCAGGCGACAGGCTTTTCGGAACGAAGTAA
- the spoIIE gene encoding stage II sporulation protein E, whose protein sequence is MDRIFLTERQETKKEKNILFALKKEAPTFLMSAMGLFIGRLALFGFMNPVAIAFISLFMGRGYKLIAVAFFTAIGMLTRFNGIYILKYLSSIMLICAAEFFLGFFNIKLGEKIRAVPGAIGIALMGLLFSYIGKYNAYYIFMSFLEGILALALYFIILEGSSILEGKNKKLILGNESIISLAILLGAVLAGVSDIYILNISLKYLFSSLLILLTAYKGGGALGSASGVLIGFILTLTGYANYSLVGILSIGGMIAGLMKDAGKLGSVIGFLCGGIITGFYLDISIFDKSLLLSVFLASIIFYVMPKNIRLSTNAIINEGASSILYADKSRELSVERLKGFSQSFKRLGDTFNLLYEKNYTLSQKDISSLIDDVAAKCCENCKFKEDCWEINFYSTYQMAFALLEIREKEGYLSLSNIPPDLQKFCVKMDSFSSAIGSYFELYKNNISWQNKIAESRQLVSSQLTGLSNIIDKLSDEMEYEFKFVTEAEEAILNELMKNNIDAGSVLVMENRASKYEISIDLKPCNGKRSCTRQIIPIINRVTGRKMKKEVAQCYAKNGSCMLRLIEEQKYQFINAVASSAKEGSLSSGDSHTTLELKNGRQLLALSDGMGSGKRAKAESEASISLTEELLESGFDIETAIDMINSVLILKSDEDSFSTLDICLADGFDGSAQFVKIGAAPTFIIRGKTVMTVEASALPIGILKDIDVKISKRKLKDGDIIVMVTDGITEIKKGSLNKDWILNFLSDLKSSNPDFIAQSLIKEAIFLSDNKIKDDMTVIVSKVWVRP, encoded by the coding sequence TTGGACAGAATATTCCTAACAGAAAGGCAGGAAACAAAGAAGGAGAAAAATATTTTATTTGCTTTGAAGAAAGAGGCCCCTACATTTTTAATGTCTGCTATGGGCCTTTTTATAGGGCGCCTTGCATTATTCGGCTTTATGAACCCTGTGGCCATAGCCTTTATTTCTCTTTTTATGGGAAGAGGATATAAGCTCATTGCCGTAGCTTTTTTTACGGCCATAGGCATGCTTACAAGGTTTAACGGAATTTATATATTAAAATATCTTTCTTCTATTATGCTCATATGCGCAGCGGAGTTTTTTCTGGGATTTTTCAATATAAAGCTTGGAGAAAAAATAAGAGCTGTTCCGGGAGCCATAGGCATAGCACTTATGGGGCTTCTATTTTCTTATATAGGAAAATACAATGCATATTATATATTCATGTCCTTTCTTGAAGGAATTCTTGCGCTTGCCCTTTATTTCATTATCCTCGAAGGAAGCTCTATTCTGGAAGGAAAAAATAAAAAACTGATTCTTGGAAATGAATCCATCATAAGCCTTGCAATACTCCTTGGTGCCGTACTTGCAGGGGTTTCGGACATATACATATTGAATATCAGCCTGAAATATCTTTTTTCCTCTCTTTTAATCCTTTTGACCGCTTATAAAGGAGGCGGGGCGTTAGGCTCTGCCTCAGGGGTTTTAATAGGGTTTATTTTGACCCTTACAGGATATGCCAATTATTCTTTGGTAGGCATATTAAGCATAGGGGGAATGATCGCAGGCCTTATGAAAGATGCAGGAAAGCTGGGCTCTGTTATAGGCTTTTTATGCGGCGGAATAATAACAGGGTTTTACCTTGATATCTCTATTTTTGATAAATCCTTATTGCTAAGCGTATTTTTGGCATCTATTATTTTTTATGTAATGCCTAAAAATATACGCTTAAGTACAAATGCGATTATTAACGAAGGCGCCTCCAGTATCCTATATGCCGATAAATCCCGTGAACTATCCGTAGAACGGCTTAAAGGCTTTTCTCAGTCCTTTAAAAGGCTTGGGGATACCTTTAATCTTCTTTATGAAAAAAATTACACCCTAAGCCAGAAGGATATTTCCAGCCTTATTGATGACGTTGCGGCAAAGTGCTGTGAAAACTGCAAATTTAAAGAAGACTGCTGGGAGATTAATTTTTATTCCACCTATCAGATGGCCTTTGCCCTTCTGGAAATACGGGAAAAAGAAGGGTATCTTTCTTTAAGCAATATTCCTCCGGACCTTCAGAAATTCTGTGTAAAAATGGATAGCTTTTCTTCTGCTATAGGCAGTTATTTTGAATTATATAAAAACAATATTTCATGGCAGAATAAAATAGCGGAAAGCAGGCAGCTTGTAAGCAGCCAGCTTACAGGGCTTTCCAATATCATAGATAAGCTTAGCGACGAAATGGAGTATGAATTTAAATTTGTTACAGAAGCGGAAGAAGCCATTTTAAACGAGCTTATGAAAAATAATATTGACGCCGGCAGCGTTCTTGTCATGGAGAACAGAGCCAGTAAATATGAAATATCTATTGATTTAAAGCCCTGTAACGGTAAAAGAAGCTGCACAAGGCAAATCATTCCCATAATCAACAGGGTCACGGGAAGAAAAATGAAAAAAGAGGTAGCCCAGTGCTATGCAAAAAACGGAAGCTGTATGCTTCGCCTTATAGAAGAACAAAAATATCAGTTTATAAATGCGGTTGCATCATCGGCGAAAGAAGGCAGCTTATCTTCGGGAGATAGCCACACCACATTAGAGCTTAAAAACGGAAGACAGCTTCTGGCCCTTTCAGACGGCATGGGCTCCGGCAAAAGAGCAAAGGCGGAAAGCGAAGCCTCCATAAGCCTTACGGAAGAGCTTCTGGAATCCGGCTTTGATATAGAGACGGCAATCGATATGATTAATTCCGTATTGATATTAAAATCCGATGAGGACAGCTTTTCTACGCTTGATATTTGTCTTGCTGACGGTTTTGATGGCAGTGCCCAGTTTGTGAAAATAGGGGCAGCACCTACGTTTATCATCAGAGGAAAAACTGTTATGACAGTGGAAGCCTCTGCCCTTCCCATAGGTATTTTAAAGGACATTGACGTTAAAATAAGCAAAAGAAAGCTAAAAGACGGCGATATCATTGTAATGGTTACAGACGGGATAACAGAAATAAAAAAAGGCAGTTTAAATAAGGATTGGATTTTAAACTTTTTAAGCGATTTAAAAAGCAGTAATCCCGACTTCATCGCCCAGTCTTTAATTAAAGAGGCAATATTTCTTTCCGATAATAAAATAAAAGACGATATGACAGTTATTGTATCCAAGGTTTGGGTAAGGCCATAA
- a CDS encoding DUF58 domain-containing protein, with the protein MDYVKDIFTQEYIEMLNSLKLDISKNLTGSFAGNRRSRAKGSSVDFSDFRNYTLGDDIRRIDWNSYGRLNKLYVKIFEEERQASVNIFLDISNSMDFGENNKLFFSKVIAASLAYIAISKADNVNIFTFHRKLELNIKNASAKNKLASIVEFMDSLEASGETDMEEAFSLIDKYGIRSGVGIFISDFLTKGDYKKILLNLLYKKQKLSVLHVLSKEELFPELSGGVRLVDSENDSKLDIEIDPSVLEEYKKELTAFIEETENFCKSRGIHYSLMNSGDPFNKYLNKLR; encoded by the coding sequence ATGGATTATGTAAAAGACATATTTACCCAGGAATATATAGAAATGCTGAATTCCTTAAAGCTTGATATAAGTAAAAATCTTACGGGAAGCTTCGCAGGCAACAGAAGGTCGCGAGCTAAAGGTTCAAGCGTTGATTTTTCCGACTTCAGAAACTATACCTTAGGAGATGATATCAGGCGGATTGACTGGAATAGCTACGGAAGGCTCAATAAGCTTTACGTTAAAATATTTGAAGAAGAAAGACAGGCCTCAGTAAATATATTTCTGGATATAAGTAACTCTATGGACTTCGGCGAAAATAATAAGCTTTTTTTCAGCAAGGTAATAGCCGCAAGCCTTGCTTATATTGCTATTTCCAAGGCTGATAATGTAAATATATTTACATTCCACAGAAAGCTTGAGCTTAATATAAAAAATGCTTCTGCTAAAAACAAGCTTGCTTCTATTGTAGAGTTCATGGATTCCTTAGAGGCTTCAGGAGAAACAGACATGGAGGAAGCTTTTTCTTTAATCGATAAATACGGTATCCGGTCGGGCGTAGGAATCTTTATTTCCGATTTTCTTACGAAAGGCGATTATAAGAAAATCCTTTTGAATCTTCTTTATAAGAAACAGAAGCTTTCTGTTCTCCATGTTTTATCAAAGGAAGAGCTGTTCCCGGAGCTTTCAGGAGGGGTTCGCCTTGTAGATTCAGAGAATGATTCAAAGCTTGATATTGAAATAGACCCTTCGGTTTTAGAAGAATATAAAAAAGAGCTTACGGCTTTCATTGAAGAAACGGAAAACTTCTGCAAATCAAGAGGGATTCATTACAGCCTTATGAATTCAGGCGACCCTTTTAATAAATACTTAAATAAACTTAGATAA
- a CDS encoding glycosyltransferase family 4 protein, with translation MIENQIFVANHNWILYIAAFACAFGISILATPFSKKVSLKLGAIDYPKKRGLHTEPIPRMGGIAIVLGFMLTMLILMPFLAEIRTRQFTGFLIGGIIIVALGMLDDIYNLNAKLKLAIQFIAALVVVLTGTTINTLMWPFATYLESLSAPITIIWIIGVTNAVNFIDGVDGLAAGVTSICATCLMVLCLLTGTELAVVLTATLAGSCLGFLPRNFNPAEVFMGDTGATFLGYVLSVSSILGVFKSYAVLSVLLAVLCIALPILDTLFAMLRRAINHKPIMSADRGHLHHRLIDKGYSQKQAVGILYGISAVSGLFAILIALRNIYAIAVAAVFFIVLTLMLFVYKKRTGHNN, from the coding sequence TTGATTGAAAATCAGATTTTTGTCGCAAACCACAACTGGATTTTATATATAGCGGCGTTTGCCTGTGCATTCGGAATTTCTATTTTAGCTACACCTTTTTCGAAAAAGGTTTCTTTAAAGCTTGGGGCAATAGATTATCCGAAAAAAAGAGGCCTTCATACGGAGCCTATTCCAAGAATGGGGGGCATAGCTATTGTATTGGGCTTTATGCTTACCATGCTTATTCTTATGCCCTTTTTGGCAGAAATCAGGACAAGGCAGTTTACCGGATTTTTAATAGGCGGAATCATCATTGTTGCCTTAGGCATGCTTGATGATATTTATAATTTGAATGCAAAGCTTAAGCTTGCCATACAGTTTATCGCGGCCCTTGTTGTGGTACTTACGGGAACTACGATAAACACGCTTATGTGGCCCTTTGCTACATATTTAGAAAGCCTTAGTGCGCCCATAACCATAATCTGGATTATAGGCGTTACCAATGCCGTTAATTTTATTGACGGCGTTGACGGCCTTGCAGCCGGTGTCACAAGCATCTGTGCAACCTGCCTTATGGTTTTATGCCTTCTTACAGGAACGGAGCTTGCGGTTGTTCTTACGGCTACCCTTGCGGGAAGCTGCCTTGGATTTTTACCCAGAAATTTTAACCCTGCCGAAGTTTTTATGGGGGACACGGGAGCGACCTTTTTAGGCTACGTCCTTTCGGTATCCTCGATTCTTGGGGTATTTAAATCCTACGCTGTTCTTTCTGTGCTTCTTGCGGTTTTATGCATAGCCCTTCCGATTCTTGATACTTTATTTGCCATGTTAAGAAGAGCCATAAATCATAAGCCTATCATGAGCGCCGACAGAGGCCATTTGCACCACAGGCTTATAGATAAGGGATATTCTCAGAAGCAGGCCGTCGGAATACTTTACGGTATTTCTGCCGTTTCAGGGCTTTTCGCCATATTAATAGCCCTTAGAAATATATACGCCATTGCAGTTGCGGCCGTATTTTTCATTGTACTTACCCTAATGCTTTTTGTTTATAAAAAGCGGACGGGACACAATAATTAG
- a CDS encoding type I phosphomannose isomerase catalytic subunit has translation MIYPLKLKPVYVEKIWGGDGLKRIFNRSLPYEKTGESLEIAETAIISNGIYKGIPFYEVLKKEPEKYLGKNILSENPFPLLLKLIDASSDLSIQVHPSNQYNEKNERHFIGKNEAWYILSAPENAKIIAGLKPGVPKEVLSKLAGSEKIRNVLNSIPVKKGDVINIPAGMVHAITKSIVLMEIQQNSDRTYRLYDYGRVWKDGKRELHINEALEAIDYNLPENKNPVKGLSIKEDGVLKTYYICNNHFSLIKYEFENYYTEESDIDKFFILTLAEGSGKIEYSDKAMGLSPGESIFIPAALGKYMIRGKGIIIKTFIGHKEKDFLFPLLSYGYSMEVITEKTWAT, from the coding sequence ATGATATATCCCCTAAAACTGAAACCTGTATATGTAGAAAAAATATGGGGCGGAGATGGGCTTAAAAGAATTTTCAACAGGAGCCTTCCATATGAAAAAACAGGAGAAAGCCTTGAAATTGCAGAAACAGCGATAATCTCAAACGGCATCTATAAAGGAATACCCTTTTATGAAGTACTAAAAAAAGAGCCTGAAAAATATCTTGGAAAAAATATTTTATCTGAAAATCCCTTTCCTCTTTTGCTTAAACTTATTGATGCAAGCTCTGATTTATCTATACAGGTCCATCCTTCTAATCAATATAATGAGAAAAATGAAAGACATTTTATAGGCAAAAACGAAGCATGGTATATTTTATCCGCACCGGAAAATGCAAAAATAATAGCAGGCCTTAAGCCGGGAGTACCAAAGGAGGTTTTGTCAAAGCTCGCAGGAAGTGAAAAGATTAGAAATGTACTGAATTCTATACCGGTAAAAAAAGGCGATGTTATCAATATCCCTGCCGGCATGGTCCATGCCATAACAAAAAGTATCGTCTTAATGGAGATACAGCAAAATTCCGACAGAACCTACAGGCTCTACGATTATGGGAGGGTTTGGAAAGACGGGAAAAGGGAACTTCATATAAATGAGGCCCTTGAAGCTATAGATTATAATTTACCGGAAAATAAAAATCCGGTAAAAGGTCTTTCTATTAAAGAAGACGGAGTTTTAAAAACATATTACATATGCAATAATCATTTTTCTCTTATAAAATATGAATTTGAAAATTATTATACGGAAGAAAGCGATATAGACAAATTTTTCATTTTAACCTTAGCCGAAGGCTCTGGAAAAATAGAATATTCTGATAAAGCAATGGGGCTTTCTCCAGGGGAATCGATTTTTATCCCTGCAGCATTGGGAAAATATATGATACGGGGAAAAGGCATCATTATTAAAACATTTATAGGCCATAAGGAAAAGGATTTTTTATTCCCCCTTTTATCTTATGGTTATTCGATGGAGGTAATTACTGAAAAAACATGGGCAACTTAG
- a CDS encoding L-threonylcarbamoyladenylate synthase, with the protein MNTLIKKVRNTAELSNDPVIKEAGRILKNGGLVAFPTETVYGLGANALSLEASGKIYAAKGRPSDNPLIAHIADIDMLESLVYDISEKARLLMEAFWPGPMTLIFKKKDIVPYATTGGLNTVAIRMPSNNIARALIRQAGVPIAAPSANKSGRPSPTMAEHVKEDLYGVIDMIIDDGPTDFGLESTIIDVSEEEPVILRPGAITDSMVQNVLGKISSSFEFLEEEGEGPKAPGMKYKHYAPKAKMILLRGNQNKIISTINQLSAGEKNFALMITKELQEQYQGPGRIYIMGKASEPETIGANIFKLLRQIDADGCELVFTEGIEEKGIGIAVMNRLKKACGYNIVDV; encoded by the coding sequence ATGAATACTTTAATAAAAAAAGTAAGGAATACGGCGGAGCTTTCTAATGACCCTGTCATAAAGGAAGCGGGCCGTATTTTAAAAAACGGAGGGTTAGTAGCTTTCCCTACGGAAACTGTATATGGTCTCGGGGCGAATGCCCTTAGCTTAGAAGCCTCAGGAAAAATATATGCCGCAAAGGGCCGCCCGTCAGATAATCCGCTGATAGCCCATATTGCGGATATTGATATGCTTGAAAGCCTTGTATACGATATAAGTGAAAAGGCAAGGCTTCTTATGGAAGCCTTCTGGCCGGGGCCGATGACCCTTATCTTTAAAAAGAAAGACATTGTTCCCTATGCTACCACGGGGGGGCTTAACACCGTAGCCATAAGAATGCCTTCAAATAATATCGCAAGGGCCCTTATAAGACAAGCGGGTGTTCCCATAGCCGCCCCCAGTGCCAACAAAAGCGGCAGGCCGAGCCCTACGATGGCAGAGCATGTGAAAGAGGATTTGTATGGAGTTATCGATATGATTATAGATGACGGGCCTACGGATTTCGGCCTTGAATCTACAATCATCGACGTTTCCGAAGAAGAGCCTGTGATATTAAGGCCGGGAGCCATAACAGATTCAATGGTACAAAATGTTCTTGGCAAAATATCAAGCTCCTTCGAATTTTTAGAAGAAGAAGGGGAAGGTCCTAAGGCACCGGGAATGAAGTACAAACACTATGCACCAAAGGCAAAAATGATTTTACTTCGGGGAAATCAGAATAAAATTATTTCAACTATAAATCAATTATCCGCCGGTGAAAAAAATTTTGCCCTTATGATTACGAAAGAGCTTCAAGAACAATATCAAGGTCCCGGCAGGATATATATTATGGGAAAAGCAAGTGAACCCGAAACCATAGGGGCTAATATATTTAAGCTATTAAGGCAGATTGATGCCGACGGCTGCGAGCTTGTTTTTACCGAAGGCATTGAAGAAAAGGGCATAGGCATAGCTGTTATGAACAGGCTGAAAAAGGCCTGCGGGTACAATATCGTTGATGTTTAA
- a CDS encoding SEC-C metal-binding domain-containing protein codes for MSLYENWIRSSYDNQGRSIKSFWNIYMPKEQAIYEDIIGNKIEKIEMPLNELAEKYNMKDYEIVGFIDGINGGLKEEINVEELEETSNVKLEIDFEALYKKMVEYKAEHLYTLSQWDHIFDEETRKKLTHDQRVSGTIVKGQKTGRNDPCPCGSGKKFKQCCGK; via the coding sequence ATGAGCTTATATGAAAATTGGATAAGATCAAGCTATGATAATCAGGGAAGGAGCATAAAAAGCTTCTGGAACATATATATGCCTAAGGAACAAGCTATTTATGAAGACATTATAGGCAATAAAATTGAAAAAATAGAAATGCCCCTTAATGAGCTTGCTGAAAAATACAATATGAAAGACTATGAAATCGTAGGCTTTATTGACGGTATAAACGGCGGCCTGAAAGAAGAAATAAATGTTGAAGAACTTGAAGAAACTTCAAATGTAAAGCTTGAGATTGATTTTGAAGCCCTTTATAAAAAAATGGTAGAGTATAAGGCTGAGCATCTTTATACCTTAAGCCAGTGGGACCATATTTTTGACGAGGAAACAAGGAAAAAATTAACCCATGATCAGAGAGTGTCCGGCACCATAGTGAAAGGCCAGAAAACAGGAAGAAATGACCCCTGCCCATGCGGAAGCGGAAAGAAATTTAAACAGTGCTGTGGTAAATAA
- a CDS encoding adenine nucleotide alpha hydrolase family protein produces MSIVKKNVLVCITPQTNSKRLIDKGSQIAGEGKLHIFHMQRGNSVFDDSNAGKLLEELFDYGKTKGGMVHFLSEGDFYVSVRVFALSHKITSIVLGEPPSESMSRDDLKKRIAENLPGIEVIVLERPKDSI; encoded by the coding sequence TTGAGCATAGTAAAGAAGAACGTTTTGGTATGCATTACTCCGCAGACAAACAGTAAAAGGCTTATAGATAAAGGCAGCCAGATTGCGGGAGAAGGGAAGCTGCATATTTTTCACATGCAAAGAGGCAACAGCGTTTTTGATGATTCCAATGCAGGAAAGCTTCTCGAAGAACTGTTTGATTATGGAAAGACAAAAGGCGGTATGGTTCATTTTCTAAGTGAGGGTGATTTTTATGTAAGTGTGCGGGTATTCGCTTTAAGCCATAAAATCACAAGCATTGTCCTTGGGGAGCCGCCTTCCGAGTCCATGAGCAGAGATGACCTTAAAAAGAGGATTGCAGAAAACCTGCCGGGCATCGAGGTAATCGTTCTTGAAAGACCTAAGGACTCTATATAA
- a CDS encoding low molecular weight protein arginine phosphatase, producing MNISFICTGNTCRSPMACALFKSLDTRGRNAISRGLSHESNIPVSKNAVLAMEELGIDISAHKSKQVRYEDIEESDLILTMGKFHKDAILNMNPNAKLKVFTIYEYALGLNKEVADPFMQSVEVYKKSRDELKMLVEAVLKRLEENE from the coding sequence ATGAATATATCCTTTATATGCACCGGAAATACTTGCAGAAGCCCTATGGCCTGCGCCTTATTTAAAAGCCTTGACACAAGGGGCCGAAATGCAATCAGCAGAGGCCTTTCTCATGAAAGCAACATCCCTGTAAGTAAAAATGCAGTCCTTGCCATGGAAGAACTAGGCATAGATATATCAGCTCATAAGTCGAAGCAGGTTCGTTATGAAGACATTGAAGAAAGCGATTTAATACTCACCATGGGGAAATTTCACAAAGATGCAATCCTTAATATGAATCCCAATGCGAAGCTTAAGGTTTTTACTATATATGAATATGCTTTGGGGCTCAATAAGGAAGTAGCTGATCCTTTCATGCAGTCTGTTGAAGTTTATAAAAAATCCAGAGACGAGCTTAAAATGCTTGTGGAAGCAGTATTAAAAAGGCTGGAAGAAAATGAATAA
- a CDS encoding carbon-nitrogen hydrolase family protein: MGIKPFKENLRIAVAQAAPVIMDKEKTIDKIISLTEEAASKGAEMIIFPETFIPAYPRGFSYGFIVGSRTMEGREDWKRYYDNSIIVPGEDTKRLSKAAKDNHIYLTLGVTEKDEIDATLYCTFVFFGPDGEYLGKHRKLKPTGSERLIWGEGDGSTLTAIDTPYGVVGSLICWENYMPLARMAMYSKGVSIYLAPTADARPVWQSTIKHIALEGRCFVISCNQYVEKSMYPTDLNYYKELENQPEIMCRGGSAIVNPFGEYVTEPVWDKEELIIADLDLNQVVLSRLDFDPCGHYNRPDVFEFKIK, encoded by the coding sequence ATGGGTATTAAACCTTTTAAAGAAAATTTGAGGATTGCAGTAGCCCAGGCGGCGCCTGTTATCATGGATAAAGAAAAAACCATAGATAAAATAATAAGCCTTACGGAAGAAGCGGCATCAAAAGGTGCAGAAATGATTATTTTTCCTGAAACATTCATTCCGGCTTATCCAAGAGGATTTTCTTACGGCTTTATTGTTGGCAGCAGAACCATGGAAGGCCGTGAGGACTGGAAAAGATATTACGATAATTCCATCATCGTACCGGGAGAAGATACAAAAAGGCTTTCAAAGGCAGCGAAGGATAATCATATTTACTTAACCCTAGGGGTAACGGAGAAGGATGAAATCGATGCAACTTTATACTGCACCTTCGTATTTTTCGGCCCGGACGGTGAATATTTAGGAAAACATAGAAAGCTTAAACCTACAGGCTCCGAAAGGCTCATATGGGGAGAAGGAGACGGCTCCACCCTTACAGCCATTGACACACCTTACGGCGTCGTAGGCTCTCTTATTTGCTGGGAAAATTATATGCCTTTGGCAAGAATGGCCATGTACTCCAAGGGCGTAAGCATTTATCTTGCCCCTACGGCCGACGCAAGGCCTGTATGGCAGTCCACCATAAAACATATAGCCCTCGAAGGCAGATGCTTTGTTATAAGCTGTAATCAATATGTTGAAAAGAGCATGTATCCTACAGACCTTAACTATTATAAAGAGCTTGAAAACCAGCCTGAAATCATGTGCAGAGGCGGAAGCGCCATAGTGAATCCCTTCGGTGAGTACGTAACGGAGCCTGTATGGGATAAAGAGGAGCTTATCATAGCAGACCTTGACTTAAATCAGGTGGTTTTAAGCAGGCTTGATTTTGACCCTTGCGGCCATTATAACAGGCCTGATGTTTTTGAATTTAAAATAAAATAA